In a single window of the Octopus sinensis linkage group LG1, ASM634580v1, whole genome shotgun sequence genome:
- the LOC115218972 gene encoding carbohydrate sulfotransferase 12-like: MCYLFFCLYIAKGFTFVSSFYQQIIPGSATIPTEFSNTYQLKLRETINSKLFQTNPIKEKQQTKAPHLLSKGLKFSRNLAKKRPGLFSLIATREQNFKRKQLLNGQCQRHGVRRPPFHYLMLVNHQHKMVFCYIPKVGCTFFKRLMLILKGKYQNGSSPYDIAPTKIHTLRMNTFSTRPRKNAAVLKAYKKVVFVRDPYSRLFSGYLDKIFLPQQNFKTLCTYIIKTFRKSVVKNSSIICPLDVTFEEFLRYVIHSNLKNVKKNYHFGMMHDLCGTCNIKYDIIGKLDTFVPDLNLMFEEIGEGHRMSAKNMVTERVGDDLTVVVDHAFHNKNNTCVDFSQILRRTWRRAQIRGFVSMDLDFPFTNNQTLFVTKQEFLDTIKDASLVSKNDKSLKVIKNEAMSYAYSTVPMDVLDQLEVLLKDDCLQFGYDTRPKHVFEANQRTWNFNYFNV; this comes from the exons ATGtgctatttatttttctgtctataCATTGCAAAAGGATttacttttgtctcttcattctATCAACAGATCATTCCAGGATCGGCGACAATTCCAACAGAGTTTTCTAACACATATCAACTGAAGCTCAGGGAAACAATTAATAGCAAATTGTTTCAAACAAATCCCATCAAggagaaacaacaaacaaaagcacCACATTTACTATCAAAAGGTCttaaattttcaagaaatttagCCAAAAAAAGACCAGGGCTATTTTCATTGATCGCAACGAGAGAGCAAAACTTTAAACGGAAACAATTACTAAATGGTCAGTGTCAGCGACATGGTGTCAGACGCCCTCCGTTTCATTATCTGATGCTTGTGAACCACCAACATAAAATGGTATTCTGCTACATCCCTAAAGTTGGCTGCACATTCTTTAAACGCCTTATGTTGATTCTCAAAGGGAAATATCAGAATGGTTCTAGTCCGTATGATATAGCACCAACCAAAATACACACGTTGCGAATGAATACCTTTTCGACTCGTCCCAGAAAAAATGCCGCAGTCTTGAAGGCTTACAAGAAAGTAGTTTTTGTTCGGGATCCTTATTCACGCCTTTTTTCAGGTTATCTCGACAAAATTTTCTTGccacaacaaaattttaaaacccTGTGTACTTATATTATTAAAACTTTCAGGAAAAGTGTGGTTAAAAATTCAAGTATTATATGTCCTCTTGATGTaacttttgaagaatttttgcGTTATGTCATCCATTCAAATctgaagaatgtaaaaaaaaattatcattttggtATGATGCATGATCTGTGTGGTACCTGTAATATCAAGTATGATATCATAGGGAAACTCGATACTTTTGTCCCTGATTTGAATTTAATGTTTGAAGAAATTGGTGAAGGTCATAGAATGTCAGCCAAAAATATGGTAACTGAGAGAGTTGGAGATGATCTTACAGTTGTCGTTGACCACGCCTTTCATAACAAGAATAATACATGTGTGGATTTCTCGCAA ATTTTGCGCCGCACATGGCGAAGAGCTCAGATTCGAGGATTCGTCAGTATGGATTTAGATTTCCCTTTTACCAATAACCAGACATTATTTGTAACTAAACAAGAATTTTTAGATACTATTAAAGATGCCAGTCTGGTTTCAAAAAATGATAAAAGTTTAAAAGTCATCAAAAATGAAGCAATGTCTTACGCTTATAGTACAGTACCAATGGATGTTTTAGATCAGTTAGAGGTTCTTCTAAAAGATGACTGTTTACAATTTGGATACGACACAAGGCCAAAACATGTATTCGAAGCCAATCAACGAACAtggaattttaattattttaatgtttga